The sequence below is a genomic window from Bacteroidota bacterium.
ATGAAATTTTATTTGGAATTGAATACAACCCTGGGGATACTTGATATTAGCGGATACAAGAGACTCCTGGCTATTTACCTTATTATTTCAAATCGTTAATATTGATTAGGGTATAGGTGAATTGTTTGCCCCAGTATTTTTCAGCTTTCTCGCATGTGGTGATGAAGCACCGAAATTGTTGGGAATCGGCAAAGACTTGGCAGCCGGCGGACCATTGGTTGATATTGATGGTTTTGCCGGAAAGTTTTGCCTGGTGGATATTCAGGCCAAAGATGCCGGTTTCTTCGCGGCCGGATGTGAAGTTGAGGTTATTATCCCGGTTAAAATCCCGGATTACGGTTACCGGCTTTACCTGTACCAGGGCTTTGTATTTGTCGTGATGCAACCCCAGTTGGTATGCACCCAGGTACTGGCCTTCTTTTAGTATAGCGGTACCATCCTGATTTTTGGGGTGCCGGAGGGAATATAATCCGGGATCGGTGGTGGCTTGGTTGATGAAGAAATTCCATTGTCCTTTGTATTTCCACATGACGACGATATAATCATCAAAGGAATCTGGAACAGGGTTGTTGTTCCTTATCCCGATAATATTGAGGTTATAGGGAGAACTGTCGTTCTCAAATATTTTAAAGCCTTTGGCTTTAAGGGCGGTGTAAAGGGAATTGAATGTTATTGATTTCATATTTTTCCATTACTAGGCAATATGGAAGATTAAAAAATATGCTACTTCATTCTCTTCCTTTTTATTCTCCGCGAAATAGCGGAGAATGAGATCGCTTCGCTAAGTTGTCGTCACAAAAAGGAAGCAAAAAAGACTGTAACTGCGCAAACGCGCTCCGTCAGTCAGGAGACTGACTGCGCTTGAACGGTGCGCAGTTAATAAGGATTTTTTTGTTAACGCTTCGCGAAAAATACTGTTGATTTCTGTTGCAGGCGAATACGCTCAGACAGTTTTTTGTCAATAAGGAATATTTTTTTGACGGCTTCGCCGGGTATTAGAACTTTTATTATTTTAAGTTTGGCTTGACATTTCTTTCAATTCTGCAGCCTGGATGTTCAAATGGCTGGATTGCAATTAGCTTGCTCCAGGTCTTTTTCAAGGTACTTTATTTCAGGTTTTAAACCAAGAAATTCGAGTATATACGGGGCTTTTATATGTTCGTTTGTTGTTGCAACAAGTTCTTTGGTATTTTCAATCGCTTCATTTGCTACGGCTTTTTTATCCTGAGAAGCTAATAAACGTTCATAAAAATGTATTTATCTGCCTTTCAAGCTGACGTACATTCCATTGCTGGTTGGCAGCTTCCTGAATATAATACTGACGTGCTTTTATATCTTCGACCCTCATTAATAACCTGTAATGGGATCAGGTAAGTTCCGGACGCAGCAAAAGGTTACACGCTGTGTCACCTATTTGTTTTCCTGGTAGTCAGGAAAAAGGTTACGCACCGTGTCACCAATGATTCCCTGAAATTTTAAAGCCGAAAATTCTATGTAGAACTTACGAAAAAGTTTGAGGTTGTTAATGTCGGATCCTTTTCCAAATTGAAGCGTAAGTTTTTCGGATAACTGTTTAATAACAAACTCACCGTATGCAGCCCTATGCTTGCCATTTTGTTCTTCTTCAACAATAACACTGCCAAGCATCCAATTTTCAAGGCTACGGCGTCCGGTTTAACTTGTATGATTGGAATGGTCAAAAAGAGTTATACATCAAGGAGCATAATTGTATTATTGATAAAATTGATGAATTTTAGTTTGTTTTATTCACAGGTTGTACTCAATTTGGAAAGGAGAAAAATCCAATAGTTTGTAGTTAATGGTTTGTTTTTGGTTATTAAACTATACTAATAGTATGATATAAATGACTTAAACAAACTAATTGCGTGAATTTTATTTAATGGTTTATTTTTGGTGTATGGAAGAAAAAGGCTTCAGGAAATATCCTGAAGCCTTTTCTGGTCGGGGTGAGAAGACTCGAACTTCCGACCACTTGCACCCCATGCAAGTACGCTAGCCAACTGCGCTACACCCCGATTTTGACAGCGCAAAAATACATATCTTATTACAAACTGCAAAATTTTTGGAAACTTTAAAACAATATTTTATTTTCGATGTTTGAGAGATGTTATATGAATGTCTTCTGTTTCTTTTGTTTAATTAGAAAAAATAATTTTTCAATATGGGATTTTTTAAAGAAATGAATTCGCAAAGCGAAAATAAAGTGAAGGAAATTCAGGGTGAAGCGGCTGAAAAGGTAAAATGCCTGATTATTGGTTCTGGGCCTGCAGGGTATACGGCTGCAATTTATGCAGCACGCGCCAATCTGGAACCTGTCATTTTTGAAGGCCTGCAACCCGGAGGGCAGCTTACGACCACTACGACTATCGAAAATTTCCCGGGTTACCCTTCCGGCGTTTCCGGAATGCAGATGATGGATGAACTAAAAGCCCAGGCTCAACGGTTTGGGGCTGATATTCGCAGCGGACTGGTTACCAAAGTGGATTTCTCCTGTCACCCGCATAAAGTTCTGGTTGATGATGAAAAAATCATCGCTGCCGATACGGTTATTATTTCCACGGGTGCAAATGCTTTGTATTTGGGGTTGGAATCCGAAAAGACATTTGCAGGTTTTGGTGTTTCGGCCTGCGCTACCTGCGATGGCTTCTTTTATAAGAACCAGGATGTGGCTGTTGTTGGAGGTGGGGATACGGCCTGTGAAGAAGCAGTGTATCTTTCGGGCCTTTGCAGGAAAGTAACGATGAT
It includes:
- a CDS encoding DUF1016 N-terminal domain-containing protein — encoded protein: MLGSVIVEEEQNGKHRAAYGEFVIKQLSEKLTLQFGKGSDINNLKLFRKFYIEFSALKFQGIIGDTVRNLFPDYQENK
- the trxB gene encoding thioredoxin-disulfide reductase produces the protein MNSQSENKVKEIQGEAAEKVKCLIIGSGPAGYTAAIYAARANLEPVIFEGLQPGGQLTTTTTIENFPGYPSGVSGMQMMDELKAQAQRFGADIRSGLVTKVDFSCHPHKVLVDDEKIIAADTVIISTGANALYLGLESEKTFAGFGVSACATCDGFFYKNQDVAVVGGGDTACEEAVYLSGLCRKVTMIVRKNYLRASQIMQNKVASKPNIEILFEHRVKEIVGDQAVNGVIVINAKGEEEKLEVTGFFLAIGHHPNSELFKDYLEVDEHGYIKTIPGTSKTNIPGVFACGDVQDPQYKQAITAAGSGCMAAIDAERYYQNLKK